Genomic window (Halococcus saccharolyticus DSM 5350):
CCCGCACAGACCGCCACCGCGAACGCCAGCAGTCCGGGTGAGGTGCGCTGGGCGACCTGCGCGACGTTCGCGACGTCGAGGCCCGTCGGGACGAGTCCGGTGATTTCGAGGGCGAACCCGAGGACGATCGCGGCGACGATCGCTGCCGCCAGCCCGCCGGTCTGTGAGCGGAGTCCGAGTCCGATCAGCTTCCGGTCGTTGAGCGCCATCCCGACGCTGGTCATCATCGCCGAACCCACCTGTGGCGCGATCACCATCGCACCGACCACGATCGCCGCGGAATTGAGGAGGAGGCCGGCGGCCGCGACGACCGCGCTGAACACCGTCATCGCGTAGTAGGTCACGGGGTTGCGGTGCATGTCGAGCGCCTTCGCACGGATCTCCTCGTGGGCGACGCTGTCGTCCTCCTCGACGCCCGCAACGAACCGATCCTCGAGTTCGACGTAGTTGGCCGTCTTCGCGGTCTCCGCGCCGGAGATCACGGTGTAGCGGCTGTCGTCGAACCCCGCCTCACGGAGTTCGTCGAGGACGTACCCGACCGCCTGGGTCGGTAAGGGAAACTCTACCAGCGTCGACGAATCGCGCTCGCTCGCCTCCCGGGTGACGACGCGATCGATGTTCTCCTCGCGGAGCACGTCGAGGACCGCCTCGCGCTCGTCGTCGGGGACGATGAGCTTGATGAGCCGCATCGATAGCGGGAGTGTGAGTCCCCGCCGAATAGTCGTTGGCAAAGGCCGCTGTGCCGTTTGCTCGATAGCCGTGAGGCGGCCGCGTCTGACGGGGGACTTTTGTTCACGGGGCGGACAGCCAACGCATGGATGCGATCTCGTTCGGCACCGACGGCTGGCGCGCGACGCTCGACACCTTCACCGCGCCGCGGGTGCGGATGGTCGGTCAGGCGGTCGCCACCTATCTCGACGAGGCCGGCCACGACGCGCCGGTGGCGGTGAGCTACGACGCCCGCGAGACCTCCCGTGGGTTCGCCGAGGAACTCGCCCGCGTGCTCGCGGCCAACGGCTTCGACGTCCTCCTTCCCGAACGCGACCGCCCGACCCCGCTGCTCGCGTGGACGATCGTCGACCGCGACCTCGCGGGCGGACTGATGGTGACTGCCTCGCACAACCCACCGGAATACAACGGCGTGAAGTTCATTCCCGACGACGGCGCGCCCGCGCTCCCCGAGGTCACCGAGCGGATCGAGGAGTGTCTCGCCGATCCCGACCCACTTCCGGAAGCGGAGTGGGGCACCGTCGAGGAGATCGACTTCGTGGATTCACACGCCGACCACGCGCTCGACCTCGTGGCCGATCGAGCGGGTGCGTCACGCGGTGACGCCTTCCTCGACGGCGTAACAGTGGCTTACGACGCAATGTGCGGCAGCGGCCGGGACGTGACCGACGCGCTGCTCGAACGAGCGGGCGCGGACGT
Coding sequences:
- a CDS encoding TIGR00341 family protein, producing MRLIKLIVPDDEREAVLDVLREENIDRVVTREASERDSSTLVEFPLPTQAVGYVLDELREAGFDDSRYTVISGAETAKTANYVELEDRFVAGVEEDDSVAHEEIRAKALDMHRNPVTYYAMTVFSAVVAAAGLLLNSAAIVVGAMVIAPQVGSAMMTSVGMALNDRKLIGLGLRSQTGGLAAAIVAAIVLGFALEITGLVPTGLDVANVAQVAQRTSPGLLAFAVAVCAGAAGAFGLSTGLSEALVGVMIAAALIPAAAAVGIGVAWGLPAVALGALALLVVNTVTVNLSGFLALGYLGYRPGTWGDDRGRRRFAPVAIALVVLVAVLAVSGLGLLAQVQFDRAVNDAADDTLAEERYGAVELEDLSVEVVGADVLGGQRSVVVAVSKPADRSYPNLPQALASTIEDRTGTSVAVEVTVRDRRTFDPDASAHRAQMPVERVSFTRRAAIPLPLVRGA